The genomic window CCTTATTTAAAAAGAAACCTTTAACCGAGAAACGCTGGCTGTTGAAATTATTTGTTGTGGCCATTCCGCTTGGTTACATCGCTTTAGAGGCCGGCTGGGTAGTTACAGAGGTTGGTCGACAGCCATGGATTATTTATGGGGTTATGCGCACTAAGGATGCCGTTACACCGATGCCGGGCGTTGCTTACTCATTTTATATCTTCTCCGCCATTTATGTTTCCTTAAGCCTAATTGTAACGTTTTTGCTTTACCGCCAGATTAAAATGGTGCCAGTACTCTATAACAAATCAGAAACAAAATAATTAATTAACCACAGATAAAACGGATGAACACGGATGAAAGCCTGAGACTTGCAGTCGAATTACCAAAATCAGTGCTTATTCGTGTAAATCTGCGGCAAAAAAATAAATGATGGAACAAGTTGTAATTACATTTTTATGCATGGCCATTTTGCTCTACTTTTTATTGGGTGGGGCCGATTTTGGTGCAGGGATTATTGAACTGTTTACTTCAACGAAGAACAGGAGTAAAACGCGTAAAACCATGTATCAGGCCATTGGTCCGGTTTGGGAGGCTAATCACATGTGGTTAATTATTGCCATCGTAATCCTTTTTGTAGGTTTCCCGCATATTTATACCACCATGTCGGTTTATCTGCATATTCCATTGGCGATTATGCTCATCGGAATTATTGCACGTGGCACCGCCTTTGTATTCCGCCACTATGATGCTGTTAAAGATGATATGCAGTGGTTTTATAACCGCATATTCAGGTATTCGAGTTTTGTAACTGCGTTGTTTCTTGGCATTATTGCAGGAAGCCTGATTTCAGGCCATATCGATACGCAGGCGAACGATTTTTATACCGCGTATATTTCTGGCTGGTTAAATTGGTTTTCTGTTGCTGTGGGCTTATTTACGGTCTCGCTATGTGGTTTTCTTGCTGCGATTTACCTTATAGGTGAAACAAAAGAAGCACATGATAAACGCCGTTTTATTAAAAAGGCCGAATTTATGAATGTGGCGGCCGTAGTTTTTGGTGCGATGGTATTTATTGCCGCACAGCGAGATGAAATTCCATTGATTGATTGGGTTTTTAAGAGCAATGTCGGTTTATCGGCCATTATTTTGGCCAGTTTATCTCTTGTGTTATTATGGTACCTGCTAATTAAAGGTAAAACAAAAATTTTACGCATTTTAGCTGGTTTCCAGGTGACAATGATTCTTTTGGCCATTAGTTATGCGCATTTTCCAAATTTTATTCGTTTAAAAAATGGTGATGCAATTTCACTTCTCGAAACTGCAGGGCCTGAAAAAACCATTTATAGTTTAGGTTTAGCACTTTTATTGGGGAGTGTATTGATTCTGCCTTTTTTGGGGTATCTGTTTTATAAGTTTCAGAAGAAAGAAGAATAGGCATTTCTATCAATAAAAAGCATCGTCATCTCGACTGAAACGCAGTGGAATGGAGAGATCTAGTTCGATAGGTTTGGCTTTGCTGAGCCTTCGGGTTCTCGACTTCGTTGCGCTAAGCTCGAAATGACGATGCGTGTATAACAAAAAAGAGCATCTGTTTCCAAATGCTCTTTTGTAAAACGGTTCAAAATCTTTACTTACAACCCGCCTTTCCTATTCGATTTAGTCTGTACCGGCCAGGTTGCTGGTTTTCCGGTGCGTTCGTTTACAGGTAAATCGGTCGCTTTTTCGGTTGAGGTTTTCTCCGGATCTTCACAGGCCATATAAACCATAATGGCCGCTAAAATTACATTGCTTCTAATCTCGTCGAAAACCAACTTATCGTAACTGTCGCGGTTGGTGTGCCAGGTGTATGTGCCATAATCCCAGCTGGTAGAACTTAGCGAATAACCTAATGCTCCGGCAGCAACAAAAGAAGCAAAATCAGAACCTCCTGCGCCGGGCGAGCCAGGGAAATTGGTTTTGATCTGATTTTTAATGGTATCAGGTACTGCAGCCAGCCAACGGGTAATATAATCTTTTGATTTAGCAAAGCCTTGTCCGCCAATATTCACCACTCGGCCTGTACCGTTATCCTGGTTAAACAAAGCCTGAAGATTGCTTACAATTTCCGGGTGATCTTCTACAAAAGCCCTTGAGCCATTTAAGCCCTGCTCTTCACTTCCCCAATGGCCAACCAAAATGGTACGTTTAGGGTTAGGATAGATTTTTTTTAGAATGCGCATGGCTTCCATCATTAAAATGGTACCCGAACCATTATCGGTAGCGCCGCTTGCGCCATCCCACGAATCGAAATGTGCCGATAGCATCACGTATTCATTTGGTTTCTGTGTGCCTTTAATTTCGGCTATGGTATTAAAAGTAGGTACAGTACCTAATTTTTTAGATTCTGCCTCAATTTTAAGCCTAGGTCTATCTCCATTTAGCGCTAAACGGTAAATCAAGCCGTAATCTTCAACGGATAAATCTAAAGTTGGGACCTTTTTAGTATTTGCACCAAAAATTTTATCTACACCAAAACCTTGCGACCAGTTATTGATCACTACCGCCACTGCACCTGCATTTTCTATGGCTACAGGAAGTGTTTTTGCTGTTAAACCCGTTTTGGCTATACTGGCTGTCCACGCTTTAGCGGCATCAGCTTTTTCTTTTTTAAATTTCTCGAACAAATCTTTGGTGGCAAATTCTTCCCAGTTTTTTTCCGGCCGGCCGGATAGTTGATTCATCGAAATCAATACGATTTTACCTTTTACATTTGGTAACCATTTTTGAAAAGATACCGAATCTGTAATTTGCGGAAGAATAATTGCTTCTGCATTGATGGTTTTACCGTTTGTAGATGGGCTCCAAGCCAATTGTGTACCTTCTAAGGTTCTCACCCGCGGACTTATTAAATCAATGTGCGTAATACCTCTTTCCCAGCCAGCCCATTCGCCCCATTTTTCATTTTTTGCAGAGATCCCCCAATCGCTATATTTTTTTACGGCCCAATCATTGGCTTGTTTCATTTGTGGGGAACCAACTAAACGTGGCCCTACAACATCTAAAAGCTCGTGAGCGAGTTTCTCCAATTGAGTGTTTTCGTTCACTTCTTTAACAATATTGTCGATTATTTTTTTGTCTTGCGCGAATATGCAGGTTGAAGTGCACAACAATAGCGCAGAGAAGAGTATTCTTTTATTCATAATTAGTTAGGGTTGATTATTTGATAAGCTAATTTATGAAATAAGGTGTAGGGTTGAAGGATGTTAATGGAAATGTTGCAGTAAAAAGTATCGTCATCCGATAGCTATCGGATGCGAGGCGATTTTCATCGCCGTGGCAATCTCACATGTTGAATCCTTTAATGATTCACTAAGCTGAAAAGTCAGATGGTAACATCTGACTTCACTATAAAGGCATAGGCTGAGGATATATAGTTTGGGGTAGGGATATTGAGGTTGGTGAGCCATTAACCTTTAAAGAGGAATTTCTTAATTATATTAATATATCGCCTATATTCCATACTTTAAGCAAATTTTTATAAATGATGAAAAAAACGGTCTCTTTACTGTTGATGCTCCTACTTGGACAATTTTCCTTCTCTCAACAAAATGTTATTGCAAATGCCAAGCGTACAGCACAATTGATGATAGATAATTATCTAAAAAAAGATTATGAAAGCTATATTAATTTTTTATACCCTACAGAAATTAAATATAGAGGTGGTAAAGAAAAGTTTGTTGAGTTACTAAAATCTAACGATGAGCATAGTAAACTTATTAATATAAAAACGGTTAGTCAAAAAATAATAGGTATCTCAAAAGCTTATCATGCGGGAAAAGAACTTCATTGTGCTATTTCTGTGGAAAATAAGAGCAGTGGCGACGAGGGCTTAATGATTTTAAGGACAACATTACTTGCCATCAGTACTGATCAAGGCAAAACCTGGAAATTTATCACCACCGGAGATAAAACCCCTACTCAGGTGCATAAAATGGTGCCAAAATTTAATGAAGATCTGATGTGGGATGCAGGTTCTTTTAATATAGTGAAGAAATAGCATAAAAACTGTTGACTAAACTAAAAGGTCAGATGGTAACATCTGACTTCACGATGTTAACTTCTTCATGCCTTCAGTGCTTCCGTGGCAAACAACCCTAAAAACTACTCTTCTGAATCTTATCGTGAAATGGCAAATACTCAGCTAATGCTGCAGAGCCGTACCAATTGTATAATTCTGGTTCCAATAATTTAGCTTTTATTGCTGGATCGCTTTCCAGTAGTTGTTTTGCCTCTTCGATCGATTTTGTATTTAAAACGAAAATGCCGCGGTAATTTTTATCATTTTTACCCATCGGGCCAGCAACTACGAGTTTATGTGCTTCGACCATTTTGCCCATGTTCGCCATATGCCCGGCAAATAAACTATCTGTTTTGGCTTTGGTTTCTGTGGTGTTTGTACCCGATTTCAGCATAACCAGAACATACATTTTCATGCCATAGTTGTCGGCACCAAGCTTTTTAGCTAAGGCTTCATCGTACGGGGCTTTGGCTTTTTTCTCCTGCGCTTGTATAGCGATCGTAACGGTGATCAGGGAGATTAATAGGAATAACTTTTTCATTTTAGTTTATGGTTTGGTTAGTTTAAAAATAAGAAAAATTACCGTTATTTATTCCCCTCCTTTAGAGGGGTGCCCGAAGGGTGGGGTGGTTATAGCACTCACTGGGAAAATCCCTCAAAAGAACCACTGGCCCATGTTAACTAAACCTGATTGAAGTGAAAAGCCCGCAGTGTAGCGAGGACTTGAAACGAAAAGCAGGACTGAATTCACCGATTTATTCAAGCCCTGCTTTTCTAAATATTATGATTTTCTTGGTACGTAGACCAATGCACTAATGGCTAATGAACTATTGAACCAACTAGTTGTTCATCATTTTAATAAAAGCGCCCAATTTAGCTTTCATGGCTCTTCTATCGACAATGAAATCGAGGAAACCGTGTTCAAGAACGAATTCTGAAGTTTGGAAACCTTTCGGTAAATCTTTTTTAATGGTTTCTTTAATTACCCGCGGACCAGCAAAGCCGATCAGTGCGCCTGGTTCTGCAATATTAATATCGCCTAACATGGCGTATGATGCAGTTACACCTCCGGTAGTTGGATCGGTTAATAAAGAGATATATGGAACTTTAGCCTGACCTAACAAGGCGAGTTTGGCTGATGTTTTGGCCATTTGCATTAATGAAAATGCAGCTTCCATCATACGTGCACCGCCTGATTTTGAGATCATCAGGAACGGAACTTTATGTTTAATGCTGTAATCGATCGATCTTGCAATTTTTTCGCCCACAACTGAACCCATCGAACCGCCGATAAAAGCAAAATCCATACAGGCAATTACGAGGTCTTGTCCTTCGATTTTACCAACACCGGCACGGATAGCGTCTTTTAAGCCTGTTTTAGCCTGGCTTTCTTTAATTCTATCGGTGTAAGGTTTGTTATCGTTAAAATTTAAAGGATCGCCTGATGTTAAGTTAGGAAACAGTTCTTTAAACTCGTTATTATCAAATAAAACCTCGAAATATTCTTTTGAGCCTACTCTCAGATGGTAATCGCAGTAATGACAAACGTATTTGTTTTCCTGAAGTTCTGCCTGATGTAGCGGTTTTTTACAATTTGGACATTTATTCCACAAACCATCTGGTGCTTCTTTTTTCTCTTCTGTTGTGGTGATGATACCTTTTTTTTCTCTCTTAAACCAAGCCATATAATTTTTTGAAGAATTGGATTGCAAAGAAACGAAAA from Flavobacterium sp. W4I14 includes these protein-coding regions:
- a CDS encoding uncharacterized protein YciI (product_source=COG2350; cath_funfam=3.30.70.1060; cleavage_site_network=SignalP-noTM; cog=COG2350; pfam=PF03795; superfamily=54909) — encoded protein: MKKLFLLISLITVTIAIQAQEKKAKAPYDEALAKKLGADNYGMKMYVLVMLKSGTNTTETKAKTDSLFAGHMANMGKMVEAHKLVVAGPMGKNDKNYRGIFVLNTKSIEEAKQLLESDPAIKAKLLEPELYNWYGSAALAEYLPFHDKIQKSSF
- a CDS encoding hypothetical protein (product_source=Hypo-rule applied; cleavage_site_network=SignalP-noTM; superfamily=110296) yields the protein MMKKTVSLLLMLLLGQFSFSQQNVIANAKRTAQLMIDNYLKKDYESYINFLYPTEIKYRGGKEKFVELLKSNDEHSKLINIKTVSQKIIGISKAYHAGKELHCAISVENKSSGDEGLMILRTTLLAISTDQGKTWKFITTGDKTPTQVHKMVPKFNEDLMWDAGSFNIVKK
- a CDS encoding acetyl-CoA carboxylase carboxyl transferase subunit beta (product_source=KO:K01963; cath_funfam=3.90.226.10; cog=COG0777; ko=KO:K01963; pfam=PF01039,PF17848; superfamily=52096; tigrfam=TIGR00515), producing MAWFKREKKGIITTTEEKKEAPDGLWNKCPNCKKPLHQAELQENKYVCHYCDYHLRVGSKEYFEVLFDNNEFKELFPNLTSGDPLNFNDNKPYTDRIKESQAKTGLKDAIRAGVGKIEGQDLVIACMDFAFIGGSMGSVVGEKIARSIDYSIKHKVPFLMISKSGGARMMEAAFSLMQMAKTSAKLALLGQAKVPYISLLTDPTTGGVTASYAMLGDINIAEPGALIGFAGPRVIKETIKKDLPKGFQTSEFVLEHGFLDFIVDRRAMKAKLGAFIKMMNN
- a CDS encoding carboxypeptidase Q (product_source=KO:K01302; cath_funfam=3.40.630.10; cleavage_site_network=SignalP-noTM; ko=KO:K01302; pfam=PF04389; superfamily=53187) — protein: MNKRILFSALLLCTSTCIFAQDKKIIDNIVKEVNENTQLEKLAHELLDVVGPRLVGSPQMKQANDWAVKKYSDWGISAKNEKWGEWAGWERGITHIDLISPRVRTLEGTQLAWSPSTNGKTINAEAIILPQITDSVSFQKWLPNVKGKIVLISMNQLSGRPEKNWEEFATKDLFEKFKKEKADAAKAWTASIAKTGLTAKTLPVAIENAGAVAVVINNWSQGFGVDKIFGANTKKVPTLDLSVEDYGLIYRLALNGDRPRLKIEAESKKLGTVPTFNTIAEIKGTQKPNEYVMLSAHFDSWDGASGATDNGSGTILMMEAMRILKKIYPNPKRTILVGHWGSEEQGLNGSRAFVEDHPEIVSNLQALFNQDNGTGRVVNIGGQGFAKSKDYITRWLAAVPDTIKNQIKTNFPGSPGAGGSDFASFVAAGALGYSLSSTSWDYGTYTWHTNRDSYDKLVFDEIRSNVILAAIMVYMACEDPEKTSTEKATDLPVNERTGKPATWPVQTKSNRKGGL
- a CDS encoding cytochrome d ubiquinol oxidase subunit II (product_source=KO:K00426; cog=COG1294; ko=KO:K00426; pfam=PF02322; transmembrane_helix_parts=Outside_1_9,TMhelix_10_32,Inside_33_52,TMhelix_53_75,Outside_76_79,TMhelix_80_102,Inside_103_121,TMhelix_122_143,Outside_144_157,TMhelix_158_180,Inside_181_200,TMhelix_201_218,Outside_219_232,TMhelix_233_252,Inside_253_258,TMhelix_259_281,Outside_282_303,TMhelix_304_326,Inside_327_334): MEQVVITFLCMAILLYFLLGGADFGAGIIELFTSTKNRSKTRKTMYQAIGPVWEANHMWLIIAIVILFVGFPHIYTTMSVYLHIPLAIMLIGIIARGTAFVFRHYDAVKDDMQWFYNRIFRYSSFVTALFLGIIAGSLISGHIDTQANDFYTAYISGWLNWFSVAVGLFTVSLCGFLAAIYLIGETKEAHDKRRFIKKAEFMNVAAVVFGAMVFIAAQRDEIPLIDWVFKSNVGLSAIILASLSLVLLWYLLIKGKTKILRILAGFQVTMILLAISYAHFPNFIRLKNGDAISLLETAGPEKTIYSLGLALLLGSVLILPFLGYLFYKFQKKEE